From Mauremys mutica isolate MM-2020 ecotype Southern chromosome 15, ASM2049712v1, whole genome shotgun sequence, one genomic window encodes:
- the LOC123350233 gene encoding F-box only protein 17-like isoform X2, whose product MGQGGSRAPPAPLDLNRLPDELLALILSWVPGRALVTRCRPVCRRWRDLIDGPTVWRLQGERRPGLGATLAAARLCPPPRWSRICLLEPFGRNLLRNPCGQDQFSHWQVQHGGDGWKVEDNLCPVKGALAQTCFVSSFYWCVKSQLVDLQKEGLWEELLDTYQPEIYVSDWWGARYDCGCEYSICVKLLAANRSTVIAEFQAGPLRLPRTSDSQYHQRRGGAGGGGRERN is encoded by the exons atggggcagggggggagccgggctccTCCGGCCCCGCTGGACCTGAACCGGCTCCCGGACGAGCTGCTGGCGCTGATCCTGAGCTGGGTCCCGGGCCGCGCCCTGGTGACCCGCTGCCGGCCGGTGTGTCGCCGCTGGCGGGACCTCATCGACGGGCCCACGGTCTGGCGGCTGCAGGGCGAGAGGCGGCCGGGCTTGGGGGCCACCCTGGCGGCCGCCCGCCTCTGCCCCCCGCCGCGGTGGAGCCGGATCTGCCTCCTGGAGCCCTTCGGGCGCAACCTGCTCCGGAACCCCTGCGGGCAGG ATCAGTTCTCTCACTGGCAGGTGCAGCATGGGGGCGATGGCTGGAAGGTGGAAGACAACCTCTGCCCGGTCAAGGGCGCCCTGGCCCAGACCTGCTTCGTCTCATCCTTTTA CTGGTGCGTCAAATCGCAGCTCGTAGATCTTCAAAAGGAGGGGTTGTGGGAAGAACTGCTGGATACCTACCAACCGGAAATCTACGTCTCTGATTG GTGGGGCGCCCGGTATGACTGTGGCTGTGAATACTCCATCTGCGTCAAGCTCCTGGCTGCTAACAGAAGTACTGTAATCGCTGAATTCCAGGCTGGTCCCCTTCGCTTACCACGGACGAGTGACTCGCAGTATCACCAG
- the LOC123350232 gene encoding F-box only protein 17-like isoform X1, with the protein MGQGGSQPPPEERVRPIREALDGARYERRLQHLAVFGERPGGTRPSAPALDRLPDALLARILSWVPGRDLLTRCRPVCRRWRDLIDGPTVWRLQGERRPGLGATLAAARLCPPPRWSRICLLEPFGRNLLRNPCGQDQFSHWQVQHGGHGWQVEENRCPVEGAPAQTCFVSSFGWCVKSQLVDLLEEGLWEELLDTYQPEIYISDWWGARFDCGCEYSICVKLLAANRSTVIAEFQANPDPVQQWNDQQYHQVSHRFRQYGRGVRYVQFHHQGKDTHFWAGHYGARITNSTVMVKLS; encoded by the exons atggggcagggggggagccaGCCTCCCCCGGAGGAGAGGGTGCGGCCCATTCGGGAAGCCCTGGACGGGGCGCGGTATGAGCGGCGGCTGCAGCATCTCGCTGTTTTCGGGGAAAGGCCGGGCGGGACGCGCCCGTCTGCCCCGGCCCTGGACCGGCTCCCGGACGCGCTGCTGGCGCGGATCCTGAGCTGGGTCCCGGGCCGCGACCTGCTGACCCGCTGCCGGCCGGTGTGTCGCCGCTGGCGGGACCTCATCGACGGGCCCACGGTCTGGCGGCTGCAGGGCGAGAGGCGGCCGGGCTTGGGGGCCACCCTGGCGGCCGCCCGCCTCTGCCCCCCGCCGCGGTGGAGCCGGATCTGCCTCCTGGAGCCCTTCGGGCGCAACCTGCTCCGGAACCCCTGCGGGCAGG ATCAGTTCTCTCACTGGCAGGTGCAGCATGGGGGCCATGGCTGGCAGGTGGAAGAGAACCGCTGCCCGGTCGAGGGTGCCCCGGCCCAGACCTGCTTCGTCTCATCCTTTGG CTGGTGCGTCAAATCGCAGCTGGTAGATCTTCTAGAGGAGGGGTTGTGGGAAGAGCTGCTGGATACCTACCAACCAGAAATCTACATCTCCGATTG GTGGGGCGCCCGGTTTGACTGTGGCTGTGAATACTCCATCTGCGTCAAGCTCCTGGCTGCCAACAGAAGTACTGTAATCGCTGAATTCCAGGCCAACCCCGATCCCGTACAACAATGGAATGACCAGCAATATCACCAG gTGTCCCACCGGTTCAGGCAGTACGGCCGTGGAGTGCGGTATGTGCAATTCCACCACCAAGGGAAGGACACTCATTTCTGGGCAGGACACTACGGCGCACGGATCACCAACTCCACAGTCATGGTGAAGCTCAGCTGA
- the LOC123350232 gene encoding F-box only protein 17-like isoform X2 has product MGQGGSQPPPEERVRPIREALDGARYERRLQHLAVFGERPGGTRPSAPALDRLPDALLARILSWVPGRDLLTRCRPVCRRWRDLIDGPTVWRLQGERRPGLGATLAAARLCPPPRWSRICLLEPFGRNLLRNPCGQDQFSHWQVQHGGHGWQVEENRCPVEGAPAQTCFVSSFGWCVKSQLVDLLEEGLWEELLDTYQPEIYISDWCPTGSGSTAVECGMCNSTTKGRTLISGQDTTAHGSPTPQSW; this is encoded by the exons atggggcagggggggagccaGCCTCCCCCGGAGGAGAGGGTGCGGCCCATTCGGGAAGCCCTGGACGGGGCGCGGTATGAGCGGCGGCTGCAGCATCTCGCTGTTTTCGGGGAAAGGCCGGGCGGGACGCGCCCGTCTGCCCCGGCCCTGGACCGGCTCCCGGACGCGCTGCTGGCGCGGATCCTGAGCTGGGTCCCGGGCCGCGACCTGCTGACCCGCTGCCGGCCGGTGTGTCGCCGCTGGCGGGACCTCATCGACGGGCCCACGGTCTGGCGGCTGCAGGGCGAGAGGCGGCCGGGCTTGGGGGCCACCCTGGCGGCCGCCCGCCTCTGCCCCCCGCCGCGGTGGAGCCGGATCTGCCTCCTGGAGCCCTTCGGGCGCAACCTGCTCCGGAACCCCTGCGGGCAGG ATCAGTTCTCTCACTGGCAGGTGCAGCATGGGGGCCATGGCTGGCAGGTGGAAGAGAACCGCTGCCCGGTCGAGGGTGCCCCGGCCCAGACCTGCTTCGTCTCATCCTTTGG CTGGTGCGTCAAATCGCAGCTGGTAGATCTTCTAGAGGAGGGGTTGTGGGAAGAGCTGCTGGATACCTACCAACCAGAAATCTACATCTCCGATTG gTGTCCCACCGGTTCAGGCAGTACGGCCGTGGAGTGCGGTATGTGCAATTCCACCACCAAGGGAAGGACACTCATTTCTGGGCAGGACACTACGGCGCACGGATCACCAACTCCACAGTCATGGTGA
- the LOC123350234 gene encoding F-box only protein 17-like yields the protein MGQGESRAPPVMLVQWAPPSAPPPLDLNPLPDELLARILSWVPGRALVTRCRPVCRRWRDLIDGPTVWRLQGERRPGLGATLAAARLCPPPRWSRICLLEPFGRNLLRNPCGQDQFSHWQVERGRHGWQVEENGCPVEGAPAQTCFTTSFEWCIKSQLVDLLKEGLWEKLLDTYQPEIYISDWWGTQRNGGCEYSICVKLLAANRRTVIAEFHANSDAIQQWNDAQYHQVSHRFRQYGRGVRYVHFLHKGKDTHFRPGHYGARITNSTVMVKLS from the exons atggggcagggggagagccgGGCCCCCCCGGTCATGCTGGTGCAGTGGGCGCCCCCgtctgccccgcccccgctggaCCTGAACCCGCTCCCGGACGAGCTGCTGGCGCGGATCCTGAGCTGGGTCCCGGGCCGCGCCCTGGTGACCCGCTGCCGGCCGGTGTGTCGCCGCTGGCGGGACCTCATCGACGGGCCCACGGTCTGGCGGCTGCAGGGCGAGAGGCGGCCGGGCTTGGGGGCCACCCTGGCGGCCGCCCGCCTCTGCCCCCCGCCGCGGTGGAGCCGGATCTGCCTCCTGGAGCCCTTCGGGCGCAACCTGCTCCGGAACCCCTGCGGGCAGG ATCAGTTCTCTCACTGGCAGGTGGAGCGTGGGCGCCATGGCTGGCAGGTGGAAGAGAACGGATGCCCGGTGGAGGGCGCCCCGGCCCAGACCTGCTTCACCACATCCTTTGA GTGGTGCATCAAATCGCAGCTCGTAGATCTTCTAAAGGAGGGGTTGTGGGAAAAACTGCTGGATACCTACCAACCGGAAATCTACATCTCCGATTG GTGGGGCACCCAGCGAAATGGTGGCTGTGAATACTCCATCTGCGTCAAGCTCCTGGCTGCTAACAGAAGAACTGTAATCGCTGAATTCCATGCCAACTCCGATGCCATACAACAGTGGAACGACGCGCAGTATCACCAG gTGTCCCACCGGTTCAGGCAGTACGGCCGTGGAGTGCGGTATGTGCATTTCCTCCACAAAGGGAAGGACACTCATTTCAGGCCGGGACACTACGGCGCACGGATCACCAACTCCACTGTCATGGTGAAACTCAGCTGA
- the LOC123350235 gene encoding F-box only protein 17-like has product MGQGGSRAPPVMLDLNPLPDELLARILSWVPGRDLLTRCRPVCRRWRDLIDGPTVWRLQGERRPGLGATLAAARLCPPPRWSRICLLEPFGRNLLRNPCGQDQFSHWQVQRGGDGWKVEENRCPVEGAPAQTCFVSSFAWCIKSQLVDLLKEGLWEELLDTYQPEIYISDWWGAREDCGCEYSICVKLLAANRSTVIAEFQANPDPVQQWNDQQYHQVSHRFRQYGRGVRYVHFLHQGKDTHFWAGHYGARITNSTVMVKLS; this is encoded by the exons atggggcagggggggagccgggctcccCCGGTCATGCTGGACCTGAACCCGCTCCCGGACGAGCTGCTGGCGCGGATCCTGAGCTGGGTCCCGGGCCGCGACCTGCTGACCCGCTGCCGGCCGGTGTGTCGCCGCTGGCGGGACCTCATCGACGGGCCCACTGTCTGGCGGCTGCAGGGCGAGAGGCGGCCGGGCTTGGGGGCCACCCTGGCGGCCGCCCGCCTCTGCCCCCCGCCGCGGTGGAGCCGGATCTGCCTCCTGGAGCCCTTCGGGCGCAACCTGCTCCGGAACCCCTGCGGGCAGG ATCAGTTCTCTCACTGGCAGGTGCAGCGTGGGGGCGATGGCTGGAAGGTGGAAGAGAACCGCTGCCCGGTCGAGGGcgccccagcccagacctgctTCGTCTCATCCTTTGC GTGGTGCATCAAATCGCAGCTGGTAGATCTTCTAAAGGAGGGGTTGTGGGAAGAGCTGCTGGATACCTACCAACCGGAAATCTACATCTCCGATTG GTGGGGCGCCCGAGAAGACTGTGGCTGTGAATACTCCATCTGCGTCAAGCTCCTGGCTGCTAACAGAAGTACTGTAATCGCTGAATTCCAGGCCAACCCCGATCCCGTACAACAATGGAATGACCAGCAATATCACCAG gTGTCCCACCGGTTCAGGCAGTACGGCCGTGGAGTGCGGTATGTGCATTTCCTCCACCAAGGGAAGGACACTCATTTCTGGGCAGGACACTACGGCGCACGGATCACCAACTCCACAGTCATGGTGAAGCTCAGCTGA